In Arenicella xantha, the genomic window CGCTCCGACAACGCAATCTGATCCATTACTGGTGCCGGTAGGCCGTCAGTCTCCGAACCAAATAAAAGCGTATCGCCCGCCACAAATTTCGCTTCGGTGTACGCGATTGAGCCCTTAGTGGTGATAGCAAAAACCCGTTGCGGCTTCACACTCGCCAAGAACGTCGCATAAGATTCGTGTCGACTCACGGTGCTCAGGTCGTGATAATCCAAGCCAGCCCGACGCAACTGCTTCTCTGCAAAATCAAAACCCAGTGGCTCAATTAAATGTAAGTGGCAGCCAGTATTCGCCATTAGCCGTATCACATTACCGGTGTTCGGCGGAATTTTAGGATTGTGTAAAACCACATTCAACATAGAGAAACTCGTTTAAACAAAACACAAAATCCAAGTATAACTGTTTAAAAGTATATCCGTTTAACGCTTGATCATACTGAGTAGCTACTCTAGCAATCAATTGCTCTTAAAATGAGCCTACGACAGAAGTGGTAACTCATTAATTTTGCTACTTGAGTCGTATTCAATTCGCTCGGTATACTGAGTTCAGTAGGTTAGCGAAATGCGGTGTTCGCCCCTGCCTACACCCGAACTACCAACCGTGAATAAGAGACTCGCAGGAGAGACACCATGACCGACCAAAAACCAGATCAAGAGCAAACCGAAGATCCTTATCAAAATACCCCAGACGCCGACTTAGGCACCAACCCTAGCGAAGCATTCGACATCAATAGCGTGATTGCCGATGCGCGTAAAATAATTACCGATCCGGTCGGCTTCTATCGCGACATGCCGCAGACTGGCGGTTACACCAACCCATTGCTCTTCGTGGTAGT contains:
- the trmL gene encoding tRNA (uridine(34)/cytosine(34)/5-carboxymethylaminomethyluridine(34)-2'-O)-methyltransferase TrmL, producing MLNVVLHNPKIPPNTGNVIRLMANTGCHLHLIEPLGFDFAEKQLRRAGLDYHDLSTVSRHESYATFLASVKPQRVFAITTKGSIAYTEAKFVAGDTLLFGSETDGLPAPVMDQIALSERLRIPMQASNRSLNLSNSVAIVVYEAWRQLGFVNGS